Part of the Imperialibacter roseus genome, GCAAGTACTCTATGCGGGAAAAGCTTGTGTCAACACTTCGTTACGGCAATATCAGCACAGCTCGCAATTGGGATGGCTGGTGTTATCCTTGATCAGGCGGCGGCATTTGGGAAGGGATTCAACAAACACATTACTAGTGTGCCGTCTTCTGGAGGCGTCTATTCGAACAGTTAAGGCCATCCGTTATTCCAGGTGTTTCAGGCCCCTAAATCTATCTATAAGCACCTGAATGAAATTTTCATCTTGGGTATAGAATGAGACTTCATGATCGTTAAAACCGTAATTCAGATAGGAAAATATCGCCTTATTTCCGTCGACAAGCCAAATAAAAACATCTTGTCTTTTGGAAAGCGTTACGACTTGATCTCCCGGCTTGATGTTTTCCAACTCTTTAATCAAATCGTTGTTAAGCTCATTGATTAAAAGAAACAGATCTTCGATACTTGTAAGGTTATCTACTCTTTCCTTATCCGGTTTTTTCTCAGTCCATTCTCTTGTAAGAATATAGTTTTTAAAGCCAGGCAAGTTCTTTTGAAGCTGTGGATTATTCCATTGTATACTGCTGAATTGTTCCCGCATTGCCTCAATTCTGGTTGAATCGTCATAAACCAGAATTTCAACTTCAATTTGGTCACTATTTATTTTATCTCTTAGAATGTTATGATAAGTGCTATAGAGGTCATTTCTTGAAAAAGCGCCATACCCTATTACATCTACAACAATTTTTAATGACTTCTTAGAGCCTCTCAACATTTCTTCTAGATCTTCCATGTTATTCGGGAATTCCCCGATGTACCGAGTCGACACTGAAGAAACAACAGAACTAAAATTTTCTGTGCTAGCTTTAACCTCTTCAATTAACACCGCAAGAGAATCAGTGTTTTTCTTTAATTCCTGAAAATCTAAGCTCGTGTCAATCAGTGCGTAGATAGAAACACAAATCCCACAGACTCCCAAAAAAGGGCTAATGTAGGTCTTCCAGATTGTTTCTAACTTCTTCATCATTAAGTAAAAAGCAACAGGTGGCTGCATTGGTTAGATAAAATCTAGTTAGTGTTTCATTGATTGGAACTGGTAAGATATGGGAAGCCTGGGGTAAATAGAACCCTATCTACTTTATGAATGGCGTTTCTACACCAATGTTCAAACCCGACAACCAAATCCTGCTTGAACAGTTCCCATCCCCTTTTCAGGGACTCCCTTTTCAAGTCGGCAACCTTCCATCGCAGATCCATGCCATAGGTATAGGGCAGTACTTCGGCCCGCTCATTCATCACTAGCAGATCAACTATGTCAGTGGCAACTTCCCCTGAAATGTCTGGTATCATTGATCCAAATGCAGATGCTTTGTTAAGAACATCAAACTGCAGTGGGAATTCATACTGGCCCTCTAAAGCATTTACTAACAAATAAGCCCGCTTCAAATTCCCTTCACTAAGCGACAATGAGGGCGACAACTTGGCTCTCCCATGAAATTCGATAGGGTGAACCTGAAAGACACTAATATCGTTTTGCTTTCCCAACTCAAGTACTTCTGGAATTGACTCCCAGGACTGATCTGTTAACGAATAAACCATGCCGACATTCTCAAAGTACTTGCCGGCAAATCCCAGAAATCTGCTTGCTTTTTCAAATGCCAGTTGGTTTTGTCTGACTGTGTTGTGCAAGGCACCAAAACCATCGAAGCTTACTCCTATCGTATCAACCAGCCCTTGCAACTGTTGATATTTTTCCTCTGGAAACGAGCCATTTGTCACAAGCGAAGTAGACATCCCTTTTGTCTTTGCCGATACCAGCAATTCCTTGAGGTAAGGCACCAATAAAGGCTCTCCCCCTGATACCGACAGCTTGTTATATCCCAGGTCTGCAGCATCGGCAATGGCATTCAAAACAATATCGACCGAAACCGCCCCTCTCATCATTGGCGAGGAAGAAGAGTAGCAATGCGAACAACTGTAGTTGCAATACTGAGAAGGATGAACCTGGAATATCTTTCTTGACATTAACGACCTTTTAAGGTTACCTCTGTCCGCATAAAATCATCACGAATGATACCAACTGTAAAGACTCTTGCCTCTGTTAGGCCTCCATCGCTAAGTTGTTGAAGTAGACTATTGTGTTCCTGGCCAGGGCGAGTTAAAAAACTAATTACCGCATCTTCTACTTTCTCTTCGGGCTGAACCCTTATTCCCATGGGAAAGATTTCCTGAGGGGTGAATCCCTTGCTCACCAGTGGCTTAATTTTTTCGATGATGACATCCATTTTGCTCTCGCTCATTCCTTTGAGCCGAAGTTTCAATTCGTTTATTTCTGCTTCATTCATCTGTGAAAGTTGTTTAGTTTGGTCTTAAAATATTGGTGAGGCTTGATCCAACAAATACACCCGCCGTAAAGGGAGCATCAAGGCCTGTGGTGTAGTTGAAGTAGATGCCGGTATTCAGCCCAAGATCTTTTTCACCGCTCTTTCCAGTCACTAAATAGACGGGAAGATCTACGGACACAGCTTTTTCATTTATCAGATAGGTGACGCTGGGATTTACTCCCCATGCACCGTTTCCGAAGATTGTTACGTTCTCCAGTTTCAATTCGGTGTCGCTTAATTTCCCTGGCTCTCCGATAACTATATTCTTTCGGATCAGCGTAGGGCCACCATTGAAAGGCAAGTAATAATCATTACCATTATTGGCTTTAAATGAGTTTTTGAAAAGCAATACGCCCCTAAAGAGGCTATTGTACCTCTTTCCCACATACACACCGCCATACAGCGAGGCACTTAGTGCTCTTTTTTCGTCATCGATTATTTCGCTTAGGGTATTGTCTGTGGCGTAGCTGTATTCATTTTTTGTAAGGGTCATCGTGCCACCGAAAAACCATGGGTTGCCAGATGCTTCATAAAATCTATCTAGTGCTATTCTCTTGCTATCATTGGTTAGCGCCAAAAAGCTCGTGTCGGTTGGACACTTGTTAACAGAGTAAAAAAGGCATGAATCGGCGCAAGACCCATTAGTATGAAAAAAAACGGTGTCGGTATTGCATTCCTTCAGAGTAAGATCTTCTAAAATAGATTTTATTGTTACTTCATCCGAAGCTTTCCATCCTCTGTATTGAACTCCAAAAGTGAGTTTACCATCTGATGCCAACCCATCAAGACCAATAGGTTTCGTGACGCCCGACTTGGAAGTCGGGCTCGAGACTTCAATATTTCCTGATAAACTATTTTTCAAACGAAACCCTAAACTAAGCGCTACCGCTGACTCTCCTTTTGATGAAGAAAAGTGGATGTTTGATACTGGACTTGACACACTTGAGCTCCCAAAGGGAACGAAAGCTTTCTGGTCGAAGTCATTCGATGCGGACTCTTTCAGTTGCTCTTCGGCCTTTTGAGCGTAACTCGTTAATGATAAGAGCGCAATTGCGCATGACATTAGTAGTATTCTTTTCATACTGTAAATGAGTGAAATCCAAAATCTAAGCCATTGTGATCGAGGGTGGCCTTCCTTGTGTAGGCTAATCTGGAGGGGCTGGTAATTTGCAGATCATACGTATCGCCCATTTGCCCCTTGATCTGCCATGTAAGTACATGATTGCCTTTTTCCAGATCAACTACCCGGATGCCCGGAGCACGCATGACCTCAACATCGTCTATTCGGATGATGTTGAAATCTGCCGAAGACTTCAGTTCAATTGTTACTTTTTCCATTTCTAAGTGAAGTTTTGAATAATTCTTTTTATCAAAGTTTCAAAACTTACACGCTGGAAAAATCGCTGTTGTTAGTGGAAGTGTATCCCTAAAATCAGTGAAAGAGGATGTCAGGAAGAGATGAGATGGTGTTGGGAGGCCTTTTTCAGCAGGGAAGTAGTGTTGTGAACATCAAATTTGACCAAAAGGCTTTTGCGGTGCGATTGCACGGTGTGGAAGCTAATAAATAACTTTTCTGCTATCTCAGCTGTGCTGTCACCATTGGCGAGCAGGTTGAGTACTTCGAGTTCTCGTGAAGTAAGCTGGATGGCAGGAGTTTGCTTCTTCTGAGAAACAATCAGGGATTGGGTAAAGTGTTGGCTATAATAGCTATCTCCTTTGGCCAAATGATCTATCGCCAGCAACAGCTCCATCTTACCAGCATCTTTTCTTAGAAACCCATCTACCCCTATCGCTGCCAGCTGCTTCACCAGCTCAGGTCGACTGTACATACTGAGTACTAAAACCTTAATCCCCGGATGATTCTCTTTAATCGTCTTGGCCAGTTCAATACCATCCATTCCAGGCATTTCTATGTCTGTGCAAACAATATCGACCTGTGTCTTTTCAATCAGAGCGATTGCCTCCTTGCCACTCCGCACTACAGCTACTACTTCTATTTCCAGTTCGTTGTCAAAGATTCCATTTAATCCGTCGAGTACGATCTGATGATCATCTACTAGTAACAGCTTTTTCATCCGGGTAAATCTCTAGGTTAAGGGTTAGCAGCATTCCTTCTGCGGGCCGACTATCAATAGACAGTTGACCATTGTATTTTTTGCTTCGTGCCTCTACATTCTTCAATCCGATACCACCCTGAACCGAATCGACAATAAAACCGACTCCATCGTCCCGGTAGTTGAGCTCCAGGTGTTGATCTCTCACTGCGATAAAAATGGTTATTTTCTTAGCAAATGAGTGTTTTAGCGAGTTGCTTATGAGCTCCTGAATGATCCGATAAGTATCTATTTCAATCTCATTGTTGATGCGTGTGTCGAGGCCCTCATGATTGAACAAGATCTGAATATCTCTATCATCCTCAATGCTTGCCTTCAAATCATTGATCGCTGCTACCAGACCAAATTTGGCCAGCACTCCCGAGGCGAGGGAGTGAGACAGGTTACGTGTCTCCTCAAGTGCCTCGGCCAGGAAGTCTTTCAGCTTATCTCCCTGTTCCTTTCCGTTCGTCTCCAGGGTAAACCTGGCGGCCGTGAGTAAACTTCCTATACGGTCATGCAATTCTCTTGAAAGCCGTTTTCTTTCATTTTCCTGACCATCGAGCATAGCGTTCAGTGAGGTCAACTCCTGCTCCAACAGGAGCTCATTCACTTTCTTATTGAATAGATCCTTTTCCCTCTGGCGGAGGGCTTTTATCGCACCCTGTCGCTGCTGATAAATAAGTACCAGCAAAATCGTTAGCGACAAAAAGACAGCCAGCGTGATAAGGTACCCGTTTCGTTCTGCAATTCTCCGTTCGATTTCAGTTTGAGCCTGAGCGAGCTCCTTTTCTTTTCGCTCTGTTTCGTATTTCGTTTCGAGCTCGCCAATGATTCTGGCCTTTTCTGTGTTAAAAAGAATTTCGTCAAGACTATCGTATAGGGTCAGGTATCTGAATGCCCGGTTTGGCACATTCAATGAAGAATAAATCTCAGACAGTCGCTTAGCGGATGTTCGAAGAAGTGCAAGATTTTCACTTTCGGAGGCAAGCTCATAACTTTTCAAAAATGACAGCAATGCCTCATTCGGGGAGTGCTTTTTTAGGGAGACATTCCCAAGGTTAAAATGGGAGCTTGCTAGGTCGTTCTTCAGGTTGAATGCTTCCCTCAATTTCAAACCTTTTCTGTAGTAGTTTTCCGCTCGCCCCAGGTCATCTTCATTTTCATACAATAACCCCAGATTGTGGTAAAGGCCCGCAATATTAATGGAGTCTCCCTGGGCACGATAGCTCAAAATGCTTCGCTGGCCATATTCTATGGCTTTGGAGGGGTTGTAGTTGTCGTTATCTCTTTCGCTAAAAAGTAGTCCGATGTTTTTGGTCACCAGCGCATAGGACGAAGCATCAATATCTTCAGATAAAAGCTTCTCAGCTTCAAGATAATTTAAAAGGCCTTCTTCGTATTGGTGGCTGTCTGCATACAGATTCCCAATAGCTATGTAATTCCTCGCCAATCCGCTATTGTCTTGTAAGCGAAGGTTGATATCCCTTGCCTTGAAGTAGTTTGCAAGCGCTAAATCATAATTGGCCATCCGAAAATATGAAATACCAATATTATTGTACGTAGCAGCAATTCCAGCTGAGTCATTTTCTTGTTCAAAAAGCCCCAGGGCCTCGTCATACACCTGCAGCGATTGAGCAAGCTCCCCTTGGTTTTTGAGGTGAATGCCTTTTTGGCGTAGGTAGTGAGCTTTTTGTGACTTATGGGGAGTCCCCTGTGATAAAAAAATGGCGCTGTCCAAATAGGCAATGGCTCCATTGGGGTTTGAGTACTTCTCGGATTGGAATGTTTCGAAATACTTTTGTGCTTTCAGGGAGTCTCCCTGAAAGTTGGTAGTAATTAAAAATAAGAGAGCTGAGAAAAACGGCATTTGCTAACCACCAATATCATGGAAGTTAGCAAAACCGTGGTTAAAATAAAATCAATCATCTGGATCTCCGTAGTGACCAGTGCTTGAGCCGTCGTGGCTAATTGTTCCGTCCAAAGGATCGACAATAACTTGAACAAATTCACTCCGCTGTATTTTATCGTCCCTTTTTATATCGTCG contains:
- a CDS encoding radical SAM protein, with translation MSRKIFQVHPSQYCNYSCSHCYSSSSPMMRGAVSVDIVLNAIADAADLGYNKLSVSGGEPLLVPYLKELLVSAKTKGMSTSLVTNGSFPEEKYQQLQGLVDTIGVSFDGFGALHNTVRQNQLAFEKASRFLGFAGKYFENVGMVYSLTDQSWESIPEVLELGKQNDISVFQVHPIEFHGRAKLSPSLSLSEGNLKRAYLLVNALEGQYEFPLQFDVLNKASAFGSMIPDISGEVATDIVDLLVMNERAEVLPYTYGMDLRWKVADLKRESLKRGWELFKQDLVVGFEHWCRNAIHKVDRVLFTPGFPYLTSSNQ
- a CDS encoding response regulator transcription factor, which codes for MKKLLLVDDHQIVLDGLNGIFDNELEIEVVAVVRSGKEAIALIEKTQVDIVCTDIEMPGMDGIELAKTIKENHPGIKVLVLSMYSRPELVKQLAAIGVDGFLRKDAGKMELLLAIDHLAKGDSYYSQHFTQSLIVSQKKQTPAIQLTSRELEVLNLLANGDSTAEIAEKLFISFHTVQSHRKSLLVKFDVHNTTSLLKKASQHHLISS
- a CDS encoding tetratricopeptide repeat-containing sensor histidine kinase, with the protein product MPFFSALLFLITTNFQGDSLKAQKYFETFQSEKYSNPNGAIAYLDSAIFLSQGTPHKSQKAHYLRQKGIHLKNQGELAQSLQVYDEALGLFEQENDSAGIAATYNNIGISYFRMANYDLALANYFKARDINLRLQDNSGLARNYIAIGNLYADSHQYEEGLLNYLEAEKLLSEDIDASSYALVTKNIGLLFSERDNDNYNPSKAIEYGQRSILSYRAQGDSINIAGLYHNLGLLYENEDDLGRAENYYRKGLKLREAFNLKNDLASSHFNLGNVSLKKHSPNEALLSFLKSYELASESENLALLRTSAKRLSEIYSSLNVPNRAFRYLTLYDSLDEILFNTEKARIIGELETKYETERKEKELAQAQTEIERRIAERNGYLITLAVFLSLTILLVLIYQQRQGAIKALRQREKDLFNKKVNELLLEQELTSLNAMLDGQENERKRLSRELHDRIGSLLTAARFTLETNGKEQGDKLKDFLAEALEETRNLSHSLASGVLAKFGLVAAINDLKASIEDDRDIQILFNHEGLDTRINNEIEIDTYRIIQELISNSLKHSFAKKITIFIAVRDQHLELNYRDDGVGFIVDSVQGGIGLKNVEARSKKYNGQLSIDSRPAEGMLLTLNLEIYPDEKAVTSR